CAATACATGGCTACCCTTTGGTATCAAGTAATTTCCAACCATTGTATCATTCATCGCGACATGGGGAGGAATAAAATCTGTAATGGGATGAAGGCGGAAAGCTTCTCTTGCGCAAGCCTTCAAGAAGTTGAGTTTAGGAATATCTGATTCTTGGACCAATCTATCTTTTCCAACTATATTGTCCAATTCTTCAGTGGCTTTTTGAAATAGTTCGGGTTGATTTAACATTTCGGCCAATGTCCATTCAACCGCGTTTGATGGATTGTCTACCATTGCCATCATCAATTCCTGCATAGAAGTTTAATGCGCACATAATATAAGTTTAATTTAAATCTACTAAATAGTCACAAATATTTAAATGGtgaaattatttaaataattcattttttgacaaGTTAATCAcctataactttttttttaacatggtTGATGTTGCATTCCAttaatcttaaattttattcttataaTTTGGCTAGGAAATGATCTTTTTTACTAATGTACTATAAAAAGGTGTTGTTACGTAATAGAAGAAAGATAAAAGCAAGGGAGCAAATTTTGTCTTACAATAACTTGTGCCTTGATTTCCTTTTTTGTCAATAATAGCTTATTATTGTCATCTTTGAGGGAGATCAAAACATCTAGCAAGTCCTCTTCAACATTCTTTGCTCCATCATTCCATTGGTTAATTCTCTCTTCAATGATGGAATCATGATACTTGTTCATTATCCTCATTGCATTTTTTATCTTCCCCTTATGGCCATCTAAGTCAAGTAACCTCAACCATGGGATATAATCAGATGTAGAGAAAGCAAAAACATAGTTAAGCAATATGAAAACAGCATCAACATGTTCAACTTCCTCAACACCAGGCCCTCCATCCTTCATACCTTTTCCAAAGTAccttctattaaaaaaaaaattcctataCACATTGCCACAATAATGTTGAGTAGCAATCCTAACATTCACAAGGCCACCGTttttgcatttgttgtacacgTAAAACATAAGATTATCTGCTTCTTCGTTTCTTTTGTCTTGAAGCCATTGATGTCTGCGTGGAGAGAACAAATCTTTAGCTataattttcttcatctttttccaTTGTTCGCCATATGGTGAAAGAATTGAGGTCATGTAGCCATTTGAAATAATATCACTGGCTACACTTATCGGTCTTGATGCAAAATCAGCATCATGTTTTCTCAAGAATTCACGGGCAATGGCGGGACAAGTAACAGGAATAACATTGACGTTTCCTAGGCGGATACATGCTATTTCGGTGTTAAACTCTTCCATAATTTTATGTATCCACCTAGTTGTAGGTTTGTTTGCGAGCATTTCAGGAAGATTACCAACTATAGGCCATGGTTTGGGACCTGGTGGAAGTTTAGGTTTGTTAGGGTTCTTGTATCTTATGGTTTTGATTACCATTGaaccaaaaaatataacaagGAAAAGAGGCCATAAGGACTGAGGGAGTAACCAAAGAAAACAAGTAGTGTAACTCATAGTTTAGTtggattttaaaacaaaaacaataagcAAGGTTCAAAAGAATAATATCTTTTAAGTGGTTGCGATTGGTCACTTAACAAGTTCGGGGTcctatttataataaataataaacctCCTATTTACTTACTCAAGTTTcaattcctatttttttatttttttataataaatttctatttagttttttaaaatataagaaaataatagaTACAATGTATGAACATTAATACCTTTTAACATAATTGTCAATTTGTTCATtagttctttttgtttttttttggtaagcaaagaaaatattataagGGAGTAGTCCATTAGTTCTTATTGTTATACACTGAGAAAAATATTAAGAATTACTTTCAAAATTTTAGCAattattcattaattttttatattttaaaaaataagtaaaaaccGATAGTCAACATATTTAGCACACTTTACTCATTTATTGCAAAAATCACAAGCAAGCGACGTGTGTACCAAATGTTCCATTTATCTTAAGGGAGCTTCTACGGTACATCAGAAAAATtttaatgtaccggtacattagatcaattaattaatatattattgattatttttataaatcaaaaaactatttttcgattattatttttgagaggtgatgatttcataagaaaaaacacaagttcAATGTTTTGTACGCATTATACtaacttttttacattttttcattaaaaaatccAATAATGACTATTAttagtgataaaaaaattttaaaaaaatataattttattttttaacaattttgataaatagcattcagttattataatattttaaatgatagaaaaatcatttcttttaaaaaatatattcatttacATAATAATTTAATGATCTGATGAACCGGTACAATGAAATTTTTCTGATCTACCATAAAATTTTCTTTATCTTAAAGGCTCCATGTATATGGGACCAAAGCGGTAAATATGATCTGTTATTGTATGTTGTTGATTTCATATTGCTCTCATGTAATATGTCaacaaatgaaattttttttggttacataagagaaaaaagaaaaagaaaaagccaACAAGGGATTACTCCCTAATAAACTCTACACCCCAAGCATCTTCCCAGAGTGGCTTAACCAGATCTCTAGGAGGAGTAGGAACATTCACCAATGGCGAGCCAGAGTTAGCACCTAGTTTAGCCAACACATCAGCACACGCATTTCCCTCACGAAGAGTATGAGTAAGAATCACCTCCCAATCATTAGCTAGCAGCTTTCGAATACAACAAATCTCATTCGCTAAACGATGATGTGCTGTAACCCCTTCCTTAATTAAATTAACAGAGATAAATAGTCGACAAATATAATATGTTGTTCTTGTATTTTATAGTTCTTATTTTcttgcaaaatatattttataccAAGCATTTAAGCTGTATATTATGTTTTACTATTTCCTTCATTCTCATAGCATAATGTATCATTTAAGGTATTTTAAGTCATGTAcgtagtttaatttttttttctttttatgatcATCTATATTTAAGGCGACCTTTAAGCCGGCCGGCCCTAGTTTTCTCTCTTGAGAAAAAATTCTTCCTTTTTTTAAGTACTATTTTTCCTTTGTTCATCGGAGATGGGTGAATTTATGTCATTTTTGGCCTAGAATCACCCTtatacttctattttttttttctttcttcttttgatataaataagtgatcttcacattgataaaatttttctttttgtgtttttccGTGATTTTATAATCTTAATTTGGCACTGCATGTGTTGTTGATCGTCTTGCACGGCGCATCTCACATCTAGTTAACGTGTTTTTGAAAGGATTGTATAAGTATTACTTCATAGCGTCTAATATGGACTTATTTAAGAATGGAGTTTAGTTTTTTGAGTAAATTATAGTAATTaaagtattatattttttttgtcaagtaatctagtgactaaaaattcaCGGTGATTGTGTTTATCACATTTTGATGGGTCTTCGTGTATGATGGACTTTCTGTCGATTcggaacaaaattaaaaaaaaaattacaagaaccaaaataaaaaatctttataTTTGCATGTgccattttcatatttaaactaaaataaatattcacattactaaaaaaaattacaaatcatGTGAATTACATAAAGAATGAGAAAGAGGAAAAATATAAGATGTTACTAAAATTGGCACGTTTGATCAAAAAGACGAAATTGACACTTTTTTGTAGTTAATACAATAGTATATGTGGGGTAAAatcataaatttgaaattttttgaaatttaaatctgaacataaaaaataattaaaatgttttaaacaaaaaaaaaagaataaaacgttatatgaaattaaattaatagaaTACGTGTGTAATTTTGTGGATATGTGGTGTTAAATCAAATTGAAAGAAATCGATGGCTTTACAAATTGTGGTCACAATAAGtcctttgaaatttttgtttaacttatgataaaaaaattgtggtCACAAGTTCTTTGAAATATTTGTTAAACCCCACTATGATACGTACTGTCGAATAATAAGAATGAGAAAGGGGGAAAAATTggtttattcctttttttttacttgggATCAAATGCTATTTGTATGCCTGAACATGTTATTTGATAGCATGTTTATTGACTTGGTAGGTATGTTTGGAATAAATCTGAAAACTGAAGGTTTATTCCTTTATTAAATAGCATACAAACATACCTGGGAATAAATCTGAACATACAAATAACATGTTTATTGACTTGTTAAACCCCACTATGATATGTTTATTGACTTGGGATCAAATGCTATTTGTAGGTGTACATGGATAAATTCGGTTGATCCGGTCAAATCCActcaatccaacccaaaaaagtgggtcgGGTCAGGCTAATGGGTGGATACGGATTTCAAAAATGGAAAACCCATAAAGAAAATCGGGTTgtgggtaaaaccggacccaacccgaAAAATCCACTGACCCACTAGTGTTAtgtattttgaaataatttttatgaaaatactaaagattttgtcatctgattattaaatatttttatattgaaaataagttatactattttttatgaaaataaaaagattgaaaattttttataaacaaatatgataattaatcGCACTATTCAtcgtttagtcatttgatattaaaaaaagtaaaaaaaaaaaaccatttgtATAACACACTATCCAATCCGTAAATTTGTGAATTTACACATAAAatgagtgattatttttatagtgaaaaaaaagttacactattttttaagaaaatagaatggttaagttatttttattaaaaaatataatattcgACATTTAGatattcaatataaaaaaatagaaaaataatctggGTAATCCACTACcaaacccaatccaacccggaatttagtggatttacccaaccctgCCCAATATTATAACGTGTGGTTATTTTACTATACCCAAATCGGAGTACCCTATGTAGTTCGGGTTTTGGTTTTTTCCAAATCCAACCCAATCCgacccacgtacacccctagcTATTTGTATGCCTTaacatgtgtttttttttcttctaccaCGTGGCACCATGCTATTGTATTGAATTTGATTCCAAACATACCTACCTCGTTTTCTATCATGCGAATCATCGAACAGTCGGCAACGATGATGGTTTGTTTTGGACTTTTGTAGTGAGGGTGTGGTGGGATTAAAGTGTTTCCAAACCACAAAGGCACAAACCTTGCATTTGAGATATTTCTACACAACTAGGAGTCTAGGAGAACTACTTTCCAATTTATTTGGAAccttatttaattttctctatttttttctttttcatttttacctctccgctacttaagtaacgaacgttataaaaataggaagtttatgaaaaatatcctccgttacttaaatagcggacgttataaatgTAGAGCAATGTTTTAAATTGCAAtccgcatccgcaattgcaGCCACAAtattgctgatgcggtagcCTCCGCAACTGCATCGCACTGCAATTGCGGTAtgatcttaattcacgtgtacgaCCGCATCATAACCGCATCAGACGTTTTCGACAatgttcgttcaaattttctcaccaaaaaataaaatttatgaacttcaaatcatagtttgtgtcaaatctaatgaaaaatcttaattttaatgatctctcaaccgtgtattttaaGAACATTCAAATTAGTGTTTATGGAATAGACTACGACTATACaatggtggataaatagtgtagtttcattatatatagcttgtgaaatttcaaaatgatttcacccGCAACACGCTGCGCACTGCAGTATCAGCAATAAACGCATTCGCAACATCCGCGATCACAACCGCATCCGCGACCgtaaccgcaatttaaaaccttgatgcAGAGTATATTTGAAGGGTGGCCGCAAAGgttttttgttctttcttcttttgtttctttttaaataCGTATGTCATTATTGTTGTAATTTGATGAGGAAATTGGTTTTTAATACAAGGCACTTTGGAGAAGGTAGGAATGATGGAGTTCCTGGTTTTGAAAAATGGAAAGATGGATCAAAGACTAGTGCTGCTGATATGCAGAGGACATGCTTGATATTCTAATCACTCTCACAGGTGCCAATAATAAACCATGGACGTTTGATCATGTGAATTACATAAAGAATGAGAAAGAGGAAAAATATAAGATGTTACTAAAATTGACACGTTTGatcaaaaagaagaaattgacaCTTTTTTGTAGTTAATACAATAgtatatgaaatttgaaattttttgaaatttaaatctgaacataaaaaataattaaaatgttgtaaacaaaaaaaaaaggaataaaacgttatatgaaattaaattaatagaaTACGTGTGTAATTTTGTGGATATGTGGTGTTAAATCAAATTGAAAGAAATCGATGGCTTTACAAATTGTGGTCACAATAAgtccttttaaatttttgtttaacttatgataaaaaaattgtggtCACAagttctttgaaatttttgttaaATCCCACTATGATACGTACTGTCGAATAATAAGAATGAGAAAGGGGGAAAAATTGATGTAATTAAAATACgggataaatatttttttttatattttgaatataatagactttttttttttacgcaagcaAACCTAATTCATTTCATTGATAATAATAGGTTTAATACAAGGTAgacaataattataaattttgggACTACAATAAAACGAGTCGCTTGAGCTAAAACATGAGCTACTCGATTGGCTTGTTGCCATATTACTGACCTTACAATGATCATTATCAGTTAATAGACTATGACACAAAGCAATTGTGCTTCCAAACTCTAACATGTTGACAGGCCTTGTACGTAAAGCTTGCGCTACCTGGATGGAGGCAGTCGGTTTCAATGGCAATTTGAACATTCTCTAGCTGCGGTTGTTGTAACCAACATAAAGCTTCCAACAACCCTGTAGCTTCTGCTTCTGCGACGACAGGTCTGCCACGAAAACGTGTCGTAAATGCTTGCATGAATCTGCCTTGTTCATCACGGAGGCATGCACCTATCACGAAgacttttatttttagttttttaaagaAATTCCACATCAGATATGTATTGGCTTgaacaaaaatttataattaagagACAATCCTTGCCTTAAAAGCCGTTTTTATAAGATTCGTTAGCGGGTCAACCACGGTTATATTATATCCACAAACCAGAATATACTGTATATGTTTATTGACTTGGGATCAAATGCTATTTGTATGCCTTAAcatgtgtttttctttttctaccaCGTGGCACCATGCTATTGTATTGAATTTCAACACTGATATGGAGGAATTTGATTCCAAACATACCTACCTCGTTTTCTATCATGCGAATCATCGTACAGTCGGCAACGATGATGGTTTGTTTTGGACTTTTGTAGTGAGGGTGTGGTGGGATTAAAGTGTTTCCAAACCACAAAGGCACAAACCTTGCATTTGAGATATTTCTACACAACTAGGAGTCTAGGAGAACTACTTTCCAATTTATTTGGAAccttatttaattttctctatttttttctttttcatttttacctctccgctacttaagtaacgaacgttataaaaataggaagtttatgaaaaatatcatccgctacttaagtagtggacatTATTAATGTAGAGCAATGTTTTAAATTACAACATATATTATCGGAAATTCTGATTTACTTTTTAGTcgactgttttatttttttcttaaaaatcaattacaattttttcatttaatctttaaaagaaaattaagaataGACTAATAACATAACAATAACTACCTATTTTAGTTCATTTGTTTTCTTTAGCGACACTTGCAATACATATAAACCTGTTACCTAAAGGTTGCTTAACTAACATGTTATGACTGTTGCCGGTTCTTTTTAGGCAACGCGAGATAATTGTTCCCTAAAATAGAGAAGGGAACAATTTAAGAtcttaaaattatttcttttatgaAACTATTTCTAAACATGTATAAGAATAGAGGAATAGAGATAaacaagagaagagagaaagaatagagattaTATTATTCTCATCAAGATGTATGTTCTATTACAATGTGAGTCTTATTTAAAGGAAAGTGCATGAGCCAAATGACATGAGTCAATACTAATGGGCATGACTAAAATATttataacactcccccttggatgtccattgaagatatgcctcattaatactttattaaaaaatccCAATGGGAAAAATTCTAGTGAAGAAAAAATAGTACAACATCCTTTTTGTGCGAACTgtctcgttaaaaaccttatcaGAAATACACaatgggacaaaaccatggtgAAGGAAAAAGGGCGCAAAGCACATTAATTTCTCCCCCtcataaatacaaatatattgAGATGAAAAATGTCAAATAATCTTCCATACTAGTTGCTCCAAATAGCTTTACCAACCTTCGCAGTTAGCTAATTTATTGCAGCCGTTTCGTTCACCTGTCGTAGTTATCTCCGTAATTATCGCATATAGTCAGTTTATTGTGTCAGTTCCATTGATCCGCCGCAGTTAGCATTACAATCGCCGCAAAGATTTGATTAATCGTGGCAGTTTAAATAACCGTCGCAATTAGTTGAAAACAAGtatattaaactttttttttttactatagtatattaaattgttatattttttataatatttaaatattgtttttaattcaaCAACTGCCGCAAATAGCTTTTCCAACCGTCGCAGTTAGCTAATTTATTGTGGCTGTTCCGTTCATCTATCGTAGTTAGCTCGTAATTGTCGCATATAATCAATTTATTGCCTCAATTCCACTGATCCGCCGCAATTAGCATTACAACCGccataattatttaattaattgtggCGGCTTAAACAACCGTCACAATTAATTTTAAAGGCGGTTTCATGTCTAACGCCGCAGGAAGTATACTGCCATTAGACACTTTCTTTTGTAGTGATTGTTAAGGGTTCAtttgacccaactttttttagagctcACTACTaaaaaacagtttatgcaatataaattaggttatatgctattttataagttcacactagtgaaaattgtaattttataagctattttattataaactaccttaacaaacttataataatttataaaatttccgtaagctatttgcataaactctaaaaaaagctgggccaaacgagcTGGTAGAGAGTTGAAGCTCTATCAAGGTACACCAAGCTAAACCtagaaaaacaataaagaaatcaagtaaaataaacataaaataaaacattcattttcattcattacTTTGATTTGTGTTCAACACTACATTTATATTACTTCTAAATGGATAAAACCTTAGATGGGCCTAAAGGTCCAATTAACTAACAATTCAAGtccaactaataatataaatactattaatacctaaattattaataaactACTAcgtaataattatttaattaactactcTCCGATATAAATTACCTAAATCCAACTTctgcaaatattaaaatcttctTTTGgactttttcttttatatcaATCTTCTTTTGGACTTTACGATGGCTAAATTACACCCGACGTTATTGTAGAACCAATTGCATATTAAAAACCAAATTATTAACTCCCATAAGATCAACCGGGTGtatttggtaacacaaataagttagcttatagcttattatatgagcttaaaAACCAAATTATTAACTCCCATAAGATC
This portion of the Trifolium pratense cultivar HEN17-A07 linkage group LG3, ARS_RC_1.1, whole genome shotgun sequence genome encodes:
- the LOC123916621 gene encoding isoleucine N-monooxygenase 1-like — encoded protein: MSYTTCFLWLLPQSLWPLFLVIFFGSMVIKTIRYKNPNKPKLPPGPKPWPIVGNLPEMLANKPTTRWIHKIMEEFNTEIACIRLGNVNVIPVTCPAIAREFLRKHDADFASRPISVASDIISNGYMTSILSPYGEQWKKMKKIIAKDLFSPRRHQWLQDKRNEEADNLMFYVYNKCKNGGLVNVRIATQHYCGNVYRNFFFNRRYFGKGMKDGGPGVEEVEHVDAVFILLNYVFAFSTSDYIPWLRLLDLDGHKGKIKNAMRIMNKYHDSIIEERINQWNDGAKNVEEDLLDVLISLKDDNNKLLLTKKEIKAQVIELMMAMVDNPSNAVEWTLAEMLNQPELFQKATEELDNIVGKDRLVQESDIPKLNFLKACAREAFRLHPITDFIPPHVAMNDTMVGNYLIPKGSHVLLGRSGLGRNPKVWSEPYKFKPERHLKNDGSDISLREPDLKFISFSTGRRGCPGVMLGSTMTILLLARLLHGFTWSAPSDISRINCVDSNSVLFLDAPLTVVAKPRLAVELFNKFSSK